The Psychrobacter sp. 28M-43 genome segment CATGATGTTTATTAGATATCGTGGAATGAAAATTGCATGTTATTAAATAAATATATGTAGAAAATCATGGTAGTAAGGCAACAATATAAGATACTCGTAATCAATATGCCATAAATAAAAGACAGATAATCGCAGTTTTAAATAGGAACACGGTGTGAATGCATCTTTGAACACTCTACTACCTAAGCTGAAGAACGTAAGCTCAGGTTTTACCTTAATTGAATTGATGGTAACCATTGCTGTTCTTGCCATTATTGTGAGTATTGCAGCGCCTAGTATTAGTACTCAACTTGCTAATCAGCGTGTGAAGTCGACTACTTCCATAATAGAAAGCGCACTAAAAGAAGCTAAAGCTGAAAGTATTATTAAACGGCAAAATACTAGTGTTATTTATAACAATACTGCTAATCCTAGAACGATCACTGTGCAAAATAGCAGTGGTACATTACTTACTTATAATATAAATGACAGAAACACGGTGACGATCACGACTATGGGTAGTACTCCAGTTGCTATAACTACAGTTACCTTTCAACCAAACAAGGTCATTGCTAGCGATGAAAGTATTATGTATACCATTTGCGATACTGGCTCAAGCAATATTATACCTAGGCAAGTAAGTGTTAATAAGATTGCCAATATTAGTACTACAAACTCCGGAAGCTGCTCATGATTACTAAGTCTAGACAAGTAGGTGTAGGGCTAATAGAAGTTATGATTGCATTGCTATTGCTGAGTATCGCGGTGCTTGGCTATAGTGCACTGCAAGGACAAGCTATCAAGGTCACTAATGAATCCTTTGAACGCTCTCAGTCATTGGTAATGATGCGAAACATTGCAGAAAGAATACATTCAAATCCTTTTTCTATTAAAACTTATGAAAACGAAATTAATAAAACATCTTCTATTACTGCGCCTACTACACAATGTGGCTTAAATGGTGTAGCAGTGACTAAGCTTTGTACAGCAACAGAACTTGCAGTAGCCGAAAGTTATAGGATC includes the following:
- a CDS encoding pilus assembly FimT family protein, yielding MNASLNTLLPKLKNVSSGFTLIELMVTIAVLAIIVSIAAPSISTQLANQRVKSTTSIIESALKEAKAESIIKRQNTSVIYNNTANPRTITVQNSSGTLLTYNINDRNTVTITTMGSTPVAITTVTFQPNKVIASDESIMYTICDTGSSNIIPRQVSVNKIANISTTNSGSCS
- the pilV gene encoding type IV pilus modification protein PilV, with amino-acid sequence MITKSRQVGVGLIEVMIALLLLSIAVLGYSALQGQAIKVTNESFERSQSLVMMRNIAERIHSNPFSIKTYENEINKTSSITAPTTQCGLNGVAVTKLCTATELAVAESYRIKLDLQSYDFQIQMHPCPNTGGIGTDAATNIMYSYCLISAWGETTPTIGTDDETDCLTERVVDDKDKTVVAGGNYYARATCMMMEI